The Sphingomonas telluris genome includes a window with the following:
- a CDS encoding GlsB/YeaQ/YmgE family stress response membrane protein, whose translation MESYGILGWIVIGGLAGAIAKLLMPGRDPGGCIITILLGIAGALLAGFLGRAVGWYNPNEGAGFLAAIVGAFLILLIYRLVLGRRA comes from the coding sequence ATGGAGTCTTACGGCATCCTCGGCTGGATCGTCATCGGTGGCCTGGCCGGCGCAATCGCGAAGCTTCTGATGCCCGGACGCGACCCGGGCGGCTGTATCATCACCATCCTGCTCGGCATCGCTGGTGCGTTGCTCGCAGGTTTCCTCGGCCGCGCGGTAGGCTGGTACAATCCGAACGAGGGCGCCGGCTTTTTGGCCGCCATCGTCGGTGCCTTCCTCATCCTGCTGATCTACCGGCTAGTGCTGGGACGCCGGGCCTAG
- a CDS encoding efflux RND transporter periplasmic adaptor subunit, translating into MNRESRGFSSSDTLVVVDRSRRQRMALIAGVGLIVVVLVAAFLMMRGGKEESAPAPGTQQGQGGGQRPTVTVVVPGRSDVARTVTASGALAARRDQPVGIAGTGGRVTRVLVDAGTWVKAGQALATVDRSVQAQQAAQLAAQVDAARANAALAQSNYERAVALQGRGFVSKAEIDSKRATRDAANAQVRVTQAQLNSTRAEIGRLDVRAPASGLILARNVEVGQIVSPGTGALFRLAEGGEMEMKANLSQQDLVFVKTGMPASVTPIGLDRSFTGRVWQVAPMIDPQSRQGEVRIIVPYDPAIRPGGFAEARIGAGGTTAPLLPQSAVLSDEKGNYVYIVNAKNEVERRPIKIGSVDDNGVTIAEGLSGQESVVLSAGPFLNPGQKVAPKRQAAAR; encoded by the coding sequence ATGAATCGGGAATCGAGAGGGTTTTCTAGCTCTGACACGCTGGTTGTAGTCGACCGGTCGCGGCGGCAGCGGATGGCGCTGATCGCCGGCGTAGGCCTCATCGTTGTCGTTCTCGTCGCCGCATTCCTGATGATGCGTGGGGGCAAGGAAGAGTCTGCGCCCGCTCCGGGCACGCAGCAGGGCCAAGGCGGCGGCCAGAGACCGACCGTCACGGTCGTCGTTCCCGGACGCAGCGACGTCGCGCGCACCGTTACCGCGAGCGGCGCCCTTGCGGCGCGCCGCGACCAGCCGGTCGGCATTGCCGGCACCGGCGGCCGTGTGACGCGCGTGCTTGTCGACGCCGGAACGTGGGTGAAGGCCGGACAGGCGCTCGCCACCGTGGACCGCTCGGTGCAGGCGCAGCAGGCGGCTCAGCTCGCAGCGCAGGTGGACGCAGCGCGCGCTAATGCCGCGCTCGCTCAGAGCAATTACGAGCGCGCAGTTGCCCTTCAAGGGCGTGGCTTCGTGTCCAAGGCCGAGATCGATTCCAAGCGCGCCACCCGCGACGCGGCGAACGCCCAGGTCCGCGTCACGCAAGCCCAGCTCAACTCCACCCGCGCCGAGATCGGCCGCCTGGACGTCCGCGCTCCGGCAAGCGGCCTGATCCTCGCCCGGAACGTCGAGGTCGGCCAGATCGTCAGCCCCGGAACGGGCGCGCTCTTCCGCCTCGCCGAGGGGGGCGAGATGGAAATGAAGGCGAATCTGTCGCAGCAGGACCTCGTCTTCGTGAAGACGGGGATGCCGGCCAGTGTGACGCCGATCGGCCTCGACCGCAGCTTCACCGGCCGCGTCTGGCAGGTCGCACCGATGATCGACCCGCAGTCTCGTCAGGGCGAGGTTCGCATCATCGTTCCGTACGATCCCGCAATCCGTCCCGGCGGCTTCGCCGAGGCGCGCATCGGCGCCGGCGGAACGACCGCTCCGCTTCTTCCGCAGAGCGCGGTGCTCAGCGACGAGAAAGGCAATTACGTCTACATCGTCAACGCGAAGAACGAGGTCGAACGTCGCCCCATCAAGATCGGCTCGGTCGACGACAATGGCGTGACCATCGCCGAAGGGCTCAGCGGTCAGGAATCCGTGGTCCTCTCCGCCGGTCCGTTCCTGAACCCTGGCCAGAAGGTCGCGCCGAAGCGTCAAGCGGCCGCCCGGTAA
- a CDS encoding DnaJ C-terminal domain-containing protein: MDLYQTLGIQRGASEAEIKKAYRSLAKQLHPDRNKDNPNAAKRFSEVTAAYDLLSDKDKRAQYDRGEIDEQGQPKMPFGAGFGGGGGPRPGAGGGFEGFEGGFPGGDTADLSDLFEGLFGGATGRRGGSGGFGGFRQRARPPQKGADIAYRLTVPFVEAATLRPQRITLADGKTIDLKLPNGVEDGTKIRLSGKGEQGPGGPGDAIVTIAIAPHPFYRREGNDIRLDLPVTLKEAVLGGKVKVPTADGPVMLTIPKGSSSGKVLRLKGRGFHDKSGKRGDQLVSLEVDLPAGDAELQEFAEKWSGGGNPRAALGV, from the coding sequence ATGGATCTTTATCAAACGCTCGGTATCCAGCGCGGCGCGAGCGAGGCCGAAATCAAGAAGGCGTATCGCAGCCTTGCGAAGCAGCTTCATCCCGACCGCAACAAGGACAACCCGAACGCGGCCAAGCGCTTCTCCGAGGTCACGGCGGCTTACGACCTGCTGTCCGACAAGGACAAGCGCGCGCAGTACGATCGCGGAGAGATCGACGAGCAGGGCCAACCGAAAATGCCCTTCGGCGCCGGTTTCGGCGGCGGAGGCGGGCCGCGTCCGGGCGCAGGGGGCGGCTTCGAGGGGTTCGAAGGCGGCTTCCCCGGCGGCGACACTGCGGATCTCAGCGACCTGTTCGAAGGCCTTTTCGGCGGTGCAACGGGGCGCCGTGGCGGCTCGGGGGGCTTCGGCGGCTTTCGTCAGCGTGCCCGCCCCCCGCAGAAGGGCGCTGACATCGCGTACCGGCTGACGGTGCCGTTCGTGGAGGCGGCAACGCTCAGGCCGCAGCGGATCACGCTCGCCGACGGCAAGACGATCGACCTCAAGCTTCCGAACGGTGTCGAGGACGGGACGAAGATCCGCCTGTCGGGCAAGGGCGAGCAGGGGCCGGGCGGCCCGGGCGACGCGATCGTCACCATCGCGATCGCGCCCCACCCTTTCTATCGGCGCGAGGGCAACGACATCCGCCTCGACCTACCCGTTACGCTCAAAGAGGCCGTTCTCGGCGGGAAGGTGAAGGTGCCGACGGCCGACGGGCCGGTCATGCTGACGATCCCGAAGGGTAGCAGCTCAGGCAAGGTCCTGCGCCTGAAGGGCCGCGGATTCCACGACAAGAGCGGCAAGCGCGGCGACCAGCTCGTCTCGCTGGAAGTCGACCTGCCTGCCGGCGATGCGGAACTGCAGGAATTCGCCGAGAAATGGAGCGGCGGGGGCAACCCGCGCGCCGCACTTGGGGTTTAA
- the sciP gene encoding CtrA inhibitor SciP: MLENQKIRPAQVIGPLGEPLTLDSLPPASTTRWVVRRKAEVVAAVAGGLLSVDEACARYSLSLEEFTSWQRAVDRSGMPGLRVTRIKHYRDQYERQQRY, from the coding sequence ATGCTCGAGAACCAGAAGATTAGGCCGGCACAGGTAATCGGACCGCTCGGCGAGCCGCTGACGCTCGACAGCCTTCCGCCCGCGTCCACCACCCGCTGGGTTGTGCGCCGCAAGGCTGAGGTCGTCGCCGCCGTCGCGGGTGGCCTCCTGAGCGTGGACGAGGCGTGCGCACGCTACTCGCTGAGCCTGGAAGAGTTCACGAGCTGGCAGCGCGCGGTCGACCGCAGCGGAATGCCCGGCCTGCGCGTCACGCGGATCAAGCATTATCGCGATCAATACGAGCGCCAACAGCGCTATTAA
- a CDS encoding APC family permease, producing MSEPHGLPRRIGIGGALLLAFNGAIGASIFALPGMLAADFGTSAPWLFPLVGIASLLIAIPFCRSVAAFPESGGPATYGRVFGTLAGFELGWIYYIARATAFAANLNVLISYLARWWGAADGGATRIALLLAFVAAFTAINVTGVKSAMRVLGGLTLLKTIPLLLLAAAALALAGAPAPGPLPPVTEIEAGVLLVFYAFVGFENATVTAGETKDPNRTLPRALLGTIGTVALLYFFVQLAFVAVFPNGVEEGADAPLLALGEWLMGPVGALLIGVTAIFSTAGNLHSNMAATPRVTFSMAERGELPTWLAKVHSGFDTPVASILFFAALVAALAVSGSFVWLAVISTLARMIVYSVTILALPGAPARPAHISPSHWLLASIGVLVCIVVAAQADAKAWLTLGALAAAGLLLYLLARFFRSTEA from the coding sequence TTGAGCGAACCACACGGTCTCCCGCGCCGGATCGGTATCGGCGGGGCGCTGCTGCTTGCATTCAACGGCGCAATCGGCGCGTCGATCTTCGCTTTGCCGGGAATGCTGGCGGCCGACTTCGGAACCTCGGCGCCCTGGCTTTTCCCGCTTGTCGGCATCGCCTCGCTGCTGATCGCAATCCCATTCTGCCGATCGGTCGCTGCGTTTCCCGAGAGCGGAGGTCCGGCGACCTATGGTCGCGTGTTCGGCACGCTTGCCGGCTTCGAGCTTGGCTGGATCTATTACATCGCACGAGCGACCGCCTTCGCGGCCAACCTCAACGTCCTCATTTCCTATCTCGCGCGCTGGTGGGGCGCTGCGGACGGAGGCGCGACGCGGATCGCCCTGCTGCTCGCTTTCGTAGCCGCTTTCACGGCGATCAACGTGACTGGCGTGAAGTCGGCGATGCGCGTGTTGGGCGGGCTGACCTTGCTGAAGACCATCCCGCTCTTGCTCCTGGCCGCGGCTGCGTTGGCGCTCGCAGGCGCGCCTGCTCCCGGTCCCCTGCCGCCGGTCACGGAAATCGAGGCCGGCGTGCTGCTCGTCTTCTACGCCTTCGTCGGATTCGAGAATGCCACGGTCACGGCCGGCGAGACGAAGGACCCGAACCGCACCTTGCCCAGGGCTTTGCTGGGCACGATCGGAACGGTCGCCTTGCTCTACTTCTTCGTGCAACTCGCGTTCGTCGCCGTCTTTCCGAACGGCGTCGAAGAGGGCGCCGACGCGCCTCTTCTCGCGCTCGGCGAATGGCTGATGGGTCCCGTCGGAGCGCTCCTGATCGGCGTCACGGCCATCTTCTCGACCGCCGGAAACCTCCACAGCAATATGGCCGCAACACCTCGCGTCACTTTTTCAATGGCCGAGCGCGGCGAGCTGCCCACGTGGCTCGCAAAGGTTCATAGCGGTTTCGACACACCGGTTGCGTCGATCCTCTTCTTCGCCGCGCTTGTAGCTGCGCTGGCGGTCAGCGGAAGTTTCGTCTGGCTGGCCGTCATCAGCACGCTGGCGCGAATGATCGTCTATTCGGTCACCATCCTCGCGCTGCCTGGGGCGCCGGCGCGACCCGCACACATCAGCCCATCGCACTGGCTACTTGCGAGCATCGGCGTACTGGTCTGCATCGTCGTTGCCGCTCAGGCTGACGCAAAGGCTTGGCTGACGCTCGGAGCTCTCGCGGCTGCGGGCCTGCTCCTTTACCTCCTCGCCAGATTCTTCCGGAGCACCGAGGCATGA
- a CDS encoding GlsB/YeaQ/YmgE family stress response membrane protein: protein MGIIIWLIVGGICGWLASLIMRTDAQQGVLLNIVVGIIGAVIAGLIFGGSINQALTVETFLYSLIGAVILLAIVNLIRRGSVR from the coding sequence ATGGGTATCATCATCTGGCTTATCGTCGGTGGTATTTGCGGTTGGCTCGCCAGCCTCATCATGCGGACCGACGCTCAGCAAGGGGTCCTGCTCAACATCGTCGTCGGCATCATCGGCGCCGTTATTGCAGGCCTGATTTTCGGTGGCAGCATCAACCAGGCGCTGACCGTCGAAACGTTCCTCTATTCGCTGATTGGCGCCGTTATTCTTCTGGCGATCGTCAATCTCATCAGACGCGGTTCGGTACGCTAA
- a CDS encoding SIMPL domain-containing protein yields MKFATALAICAAAVPAAAQAQAVQVQVPPIAGTSLEVSATGEVTRVPDVAVISAGVVTRSQTASAALQQNAARMDGVIAALKAAGVAERDIQTSSISLNPEYRYVENQAPKLTGYSASNSVNIRFRDIRNSGKVLDALVAEGANQINGPTLTIDKPEAALDEARANAIANGRARAELYARALGKRVARVVSISESGRSYPVPPPMPVMMEARAQAADTKIVPGDQKLEVTVSMVFDLQ; encoded by the coding sequence ATGAAGTTCGCCACCGCTCTGGCGATCTGCGCCGCTGCAGTTCCTGCCGCCGCTCAAGCACAGGCAGTCCAGGTCCAGGTCCCGCCGATCGCGGGCACCAGCCTGGAAGTCAGCGCGACCGGCGAAGTGACGCGCGTTCCTGATGTCGCGGTCATCTCCGCCGGCGTCGTGACGCGCTCGCAGACCGCGAGCGCTGCGCTCCAGCAGAATGCGGCCCGCATGGACGGGGTCATCGCTGCCCTGAAGGCTGCGGGCGTTGCCGAGCGCGATATCCAGACGAGCTCCATCTCGCTAAATCCCGAATATCGGTACGTCGAGAATCAGGCGCCGAAGCTCACGGGCTACTCCGCATCGAACAGCGTGAACATCCGCTTCCGCGACATTCGCAACAGCGGAAAAGTGCTCGACGCGCTCGTCGCCGAGGGGGCGAACCAGATCAACGGGCCAACGCTGACGATCGACAAGCCGGAGGCAGCTCTGGACGAGGCGCGCGCCAATGCGATCGCCAATGGCCGCGCGCGGGCCGAGCTTTATGCTCGCGCGCTCGGCAAGCGCGTCGCCCGCGTGGTGTCGATCAGCGAGAGCGGACGCAGCTACCCAGTTCCGCCGCCGATGCCGGTGATGATGGAAGCGCGCGCGCAGGCTGCGGACACGAAGATCGTCCCGGGCGACCAGAAGCTCGAAGTGACGGTCTCGATGGTCTTCGACCTGCAATAG
- the pdxH gene encoding pyridoxamine 5'-phosphate oxidase, translated as MTNPFELFEQWFAEAREAEPNDPDAMALATATPDGRPSVRMVLLKGYGPEGFVFYTNLDSRKGAEIAANAHAALLFHWKSLRRQVRIEGPVEAVSDAEADAYFASRSRDSQLGAWASYQSRPLDFRATFEKRFEDFTRRFDGEDVPRPPRWSGFRVKPERMEFWTDRPHRLHERRLFSAGPSGWSEGLLYP; from the coding sequence GTGACCAATCCCTTCGAGCTTTTCGAGCAATGGTTCGCTGAGGCCCGCGAGGCCGAGCCGAACGACCCGGACGCGATGGCTCTCGCGACCGCAACGCCCGACGGCCGCCCGTCCGTAAGAATGGTCCTTCTCAAGGGCTACGGTCCGGAGGGGTTCGTCTTCTACACCAACCTCGACAGCCGGAAGGGCGCGGAGATTGCGGCGAATGCGCATGCCGCTCTGCTCTTCCATTGGAAGTCGCTGCGGCGGCAGGTGCGCATAGAAGGTCCCGTCGAGGCCGTCAGCGACGCTGAAGCCGACGCCTATTTCGCCAGCCGGTCCCGCGATTCCCAGCTCGGAGCCTGGGCTTCGTACCAGTCGCGACCGCTCGATTTCCGCGCGACGTTCGAGAAGAGGTTCGAGGATTTCACCCGCCGTTTCGACGGCGAGGACGTGCCGCGCCCTCCGCGTTGGAGCGGCTTTCGAGTGAAGCCGGAACGGATGGAGTTCTGGACGGACCGCCCGCATCGCCTGCATGAGCGGCGGCTATTCTCGGCTGGCCCGTCCGGCTGGTCCGAAGGACTTTTATATCCATGA
- a CDS encoding NUDIX domain-containing protein yields the protein MPPPPSAGILLFRQRSGKTEVLLVKPGGPFWRNKDAGAWMIPKGMVEPGEAPAEAALREFEEEVGVKLTTVPFPLATVRQAGGKIVEAFAVEGDFDCSTINSIEFEMEWPPRSGERQSFPEVEEARWMALQEARELMLPSQLPLLDALDEKLRK from the coding sequence ATGCCGCCGCCGCCTAGCGCGGGCATCCTCCTTTTCCGGCAGCGCAGCGGAAAGACCGAAGTCCTCCTCGTGAAACCCGGCGGCCCGTTCTGGCGAAACAAGGATGCGGGCGCATGGATGATTCCCAAAGGCATGGTCGAGCCCGGCGAAGCCCCCGCCGAAGCGGCCCTGCGCGAGTTCGAGGAAGAGGTCGGCGTAAAGTTGACGACTGTACCCTTTCCGCTGGCCACGGTGCGTCAGGCCGGCGGAAAGATCGTCGAGGCGTTCGCTGTCGAAGGCGATTTCGACTGCTCGACAATCAACAGCATCGAGTTCGAGATGGAATGGCCTCCGCGCAGCGGTGAGCGCCAGAGCTTCCCGGAGGTGGAGGAAGCGCGCTGGATGGCGCTGCAAGAAGCGCGCGAGCTCATGCTGCCCAGCCAGTTGCCGCTCCTCGACGCATTGGACGAAAAACTACGTAAATGA
- the mnmA gene encoding tRNA 2-thiouridine(34) synthase MnmA: MQIDFGLDRAPRETRIVVAMSGGVDSSVVAALAARSGAEVIGVTLQLYDHGEAVKRSGSCCAGQDIYDARTVADRLGFGHYVLDYESRFRTGVIDRFADEYARGRTPVPCSLCNQGVKFTDLVAFAKELGADCLATGHYVRRVVNGGRVELHKGKDPARDQSYFLYGTTQEQLDFLRFPLGDLPKKEVRRIAEAEGLAVASKPDSQDICFVPDGDYAGLVQRLRPETIAPGEIVDMQGNVLGTHRGVVHFTIGQRRGIEIGGQKEPLYVVGIDPDARRLVVGPRRALAVEAMRVEQLNWIGEDQAEVAVKVRSLAPPVPARLAGEQVQFERPEYGVAPGQAAVFYDGTRLLGGGWIAETVSAEQGQMNAAAA, from the coding sequence ATGCAGATCGATTTCGGCCTCGATCGCGCGCCGCGCGAAACACGGATCGTCGTCGCCATGTCCGGCGGCGTCGACAGTTCCGTCGTGGCCGCGCTCGCCGCGCGCTCGGGCGCTGAGGTGATCGGCGTCACGCTGCAGCTTTACGATCACGGCGAGGCGGTGAAGCGATCCGGGTCCTGCTGCGCGGGACAGGACATTTACGACGCCCGCACGGTCGCCGACCGGCTCGGCTTCGGGCATTACGTACTCGACTACGAAAGCCGCTTCCGCACCGGCGTGATCGACCGTTTCGCCGACGAATATGCGCGCGGTCGAACGCCCGTGCCCTGTTCGCTATGCAACCAGGGGGTGAAGTTCACCGATCTCGTCGCTTTCGCGAAGGAGTTGGGCGCAGACTGCCTGGCCACCGGTCACTATGTGCGCCGCGTCGTCAACGGCGGCCGCGTCGAGCTGCACAAGGGCAAGGATCCCGCGCGCGACCAGAGCTATTTTCTCTACGGAACGACGCAGGAGCAGCTCGATTTCCTGCGCTTCCCGCTCGGCGACCTGCCCAAGAAGGAGGTGCGCCGGATTGCCGAGGCGGAAGGCCTCGCCGTCGCATCCAAGCCCGACAGCCAGGACATCTGCTTCGTTCCCGATGGCGATTATGCCGGCCTGGTGCAGCGCCTCCGCCCGGAAACGATCGCGCCGGGCGAGATCGTGGACATGCAGGGGAATGTGCTCGGCACGCATCGAGGCGTCGTGCACTTCACGATCGGGCAGCGACGCGGGATCGAGATCGGCGGACAGAAGGAGCCGCTCTACGTCGTCGGCATCGATCCGGACGCGCGCCGCCTTGTCGTCGGTCCGCGCCGCGCACTGGCCGTGGAGGCGATGCGTGTCGAACAGCTGAACTGGATCGGCGAAGATCAGGCCGAGGTGGCGGTAAAGGTCCGCTCCCTCGCCCCGCCCGTTCCCGCACGGCTGGCGGGTGAGCAGGTGCAGTTCGAGCGCCCGGAATATGGCGTTGCGCCCGGACAGGCGGCCGTCTTCTACGACGGCACGCGCCTGCTCGGTGGCGGCTGGATCGCCGAGACGGTGTCGGCGGAGCAGGGCCAGATGAATGCCGCCGCCGCCTAG
- a CDS encoding alpha/beta fold hydrolase: protein MILYLAALVAAQPVQAAPVPSPAKSWPTSEGDVVLKAFRFRSGETLPELRMHYTTLGKPHRNAAGQIDNAVMVLHGTGGTGQQFLRPQFADELYGPGQPLDISRYWIILPDNIGHGKSSKPSDGLRMKFPKYDYDDMVEAQHRMLTEGLGVQHMRLIMGTSMGCMHSFVWGETYPNFASALMPLACEPIEIAGLNRMWRQLAIDGIEADPAWKRGNYTAQPVLGLRTAQSLLFVAGSAPLYYQSQFPTRAAATAFAQERVASAIKELDANDTIYQLDSSRNYNPWPKLEAMKVPVTWINSADDFINPRNLPVPEQALKRMPTAKFRLIAESAETRGHGTHTWAKFWKADLSELLAQPQ from the coding sequence ATGATCCTGTACCTCGCGGCGCTTGTTGCTGCCCAACCCGTTCAAGCGGCTCCTGTCCCTTCCCCTGCGAAGAGTTGGCCCACGAGCGAAGGCGATGTGGTCCTGAAGGCCTTCCGCTTCCGCAGCGGCGAGACGCTGCCGGAACTGCGGATGCACTACACGACGCTCGGCAAGCCGCACCGCAATGCGGCGGGTCAGATCGACAATGCCGTTATGGTGCTCCACGGGACCGGCGGCACCGGGCAGCAGTTCCTGCGGCCGCAATTCGCCGACGAGCTATACGGTCCCGGCCAGCCCCTCGACATCAGCCGCTACTGGATCATCCTTCCCGACAATATCGGCCACGGAAAGTCGTCGAAGCCGTCCGACGGCCTGCGGATGAAATTTCCGAAGTACGATTACGACGACATGGTCGAGGCGCAGCACCGCATGCTGACCGAAGGTCTCGGCGTGCAGCACATGCGGCTGATCATGGGCACGTCCATGGGCTGCATGCACAGCTTCGTCTGGGGGGAGACCTATCCGAACTTCGCCAGCGCTCTAATGCCGCTGGCGTGCGAGCCGATCGAGATTGCGGGCCTCAACCGCATGTGGAGGCAGCTCGCGATCGACGGGATCGAGGCGGACCCTGCCTGGAAGCGCGGCAATTACACAGCGCAGCCAGTGCTCGGGCTGAGGACCGCGCAGTCGCTGCTCTTCGTCGCCGGCTCAGCGCCGCTCTATTACCAGTCGCAATTTCCGACGCGGGCGGCGGCGACGGCTTTCGCCCAAGAGCGGGTGGCTTCAGCGATCAAGGAACTCGACGCCAACGACACGATCTACCAGCTCGATTCCTCGCGGAACTACAATCCGTGGCCGAAGCTGGAGGCGATGAAGGTTCCGGTGACGTGGATCAACTCGGCCGACGACTTCATCAATCCGCGCAACTTGCCCGTTCCCGAGCAAGCCCTGAAACGCATGCCGACCGCCAAATTCCGCCTGATTGCGGAGAGCGCCGAGACCCGCGGTCACGGCACCCATACATGGGCGAAGTTTTGGAAGGCCGACCTCAGCGAGCTTCTGGCGCAACCTCAGTAG
- a CDS encoding PhzF family phenazine biosynthesis protein — MTGIPFFQVDAFAERPLTGNPAAVMPLDRWLPDDVMQAIAAENNLAETAFTVPSESEDADYDLRWFTPAVEVPLCGHATLAAGHILIHSDAVRFSTKSGILTVTRHDDLLELNLPAAKLHEVEEPELCAAVGLSNRPVWIAPPGFNDSAILEVENEAEVLAVSPDFGKLKHIQRMAIVTARGNAQDIASRVFVPYAGIDEDPVTGSAHGALVPYWAERLGRASFTALQASARRGILHCRLEADRVSLGGNCFTVVVGTFQL, encoded by the coding sequence GTGACGGGAATTCCCTTCTTTCAGGTCGATGCGTTTGCCGAGCGGCCGCTGACGGGCAATCCCGCGGCGGTCATGCCGTTGGACCGATGGCTTCCGGACGACGTGATGCAGGCCATCGCGGCCGAGAACAATCTGGCGGAAACGGCCTTCACAGTACCGTCCGAGAGCGAGGATGCGGATTACGACCTTCGCTGGTTCACCCCGGCGGTCGAGGTACCGCTCTGCGGCCACGCCACCCTCGCGGCCGGACATATCCTCATCCATTCGGACGCCGTGCGCTTCAGCACCAAGTCAGGCATCCTGACCGTCACCCGGCACGACGATCTGCTCGAGCTGAATCTTCCCGCCGCGAAGCTTCACGAGGTAGAGGAGCCGGAGCTCTGCGCCGCGGTTGGCCTGAGCAATCGCCCCGTGTGGATCGCCCCACCCGGATTCAACGACAGCGCCATTCTTGAAGTCGAGAATGAAGCCGAAGTGCTGGCCGTCTCGCCCGACTTTGGCAAGCTGAAGCACATCCAGCGAATGGCGATCGTCACGGCGCGGGGCAACGCGCAGGACATCGCGAGCCGCGTATTCGTGCCTTACGCCGGCATCGACGAGGACCCCGTGACGGGCTCAGCCCACGGCGCGCTCGTGCCGTACTGGGCGGAGCGCCTCGGCCGCGCCAGCTTCACCGCTCTTCAGGCAAGCGCGCGCCGCGGCATCCTGCACTGCAGGCTCGAGGCCGATCGCGTCTCCCTCGGCGGAAATTGCTTCACGGTCGTCGTAGGTACGTTCCAGCTTTGA
- a CDS encoding cation diffusion facilitator family transporter: MSGVHHHHHGHGHAHGDERSTLTSRAAMASISMAIFLIVLKTWASIETSSMAMLGSLADSGLDLLASLVVLAGVRIAAQPADDDHRFGHGKAEALAALVQVILITLSGLFIGYRSIQRLLAGAETQDAELGIGVSLVAIVFTIALITYQRHVVRRTGSVAISTDRLHYASDLALNGSVIVALALEQFAGLTGADAFFGVLIALWLLWGAWQASSHSLDQLMDREWPSEQRERFLAATKEYPELAGLHDLRTRTSGTHHFAQFHVWVPGDWTVQQAHDSMDRVEEELRARFPATEILIHLDPEGHTDRETLLSSEITEKAS, translated from the coding sequence ATGAGCGGCGTTCATCATCACCATCATGGCCATGGCCATGCACACGGCGACGAGCGCTCCACGCTGACTTCGCGTGCGGCGATGGCGAGCATTTCGATGGCGATCTTCCTGATCGTGCTGAAAACCTGGGCCTCGATCGAGACCTCCTCGATGGCCATGCTCGGCTCCCTCGCGGACAGCGGCCTCGACCTGCTCGCCAGTCTCGTCGTGCTTGCAGGTGTGCGCATTGCGGCTCAGCCCGCCGACGACGATCACCGCTTCGGGCACGGCAAGGCGGAGGCCTTGGCGGCGCTCGTCCAGGTAATCCTGATCACCTTGTCCGGCCTGTTCATCGGCTACCGCTCGATCCAGCGGCTCCTGGCCGGCGCGGAAACGCAGGATGCCGAGCTCGGCATCGGCGTGTCGCTCGTCGCAATCGTCTTCACGATCGCGCTCATCACCTACCAGCGTCACGTCGTCCGGCGGACCGGCTCGGTCGCAATCTCGACCGACCGGCTGCATTACGCCTCCGACCTCGCTCTCAACGGGTCGGTCATCGTTGCCTTGGCGCTGGAGCAATTTGCCGGACTCACCGGAGCGGACGCTTTCTTCGGCGTGCTGATTGCTCTTTGGCTGCTGTGGGGAGCCTGGCAGGCGTCAAGCCACTCCCTGGATCAGCTGATGGATCGCGAGTGGCCGAGCGAACAGCGTGAACGCTTCCTCGCTGCCACGAAGGAATATCCTGAGCTCGCGGGCCTTCATGACCTGCGCACCCGGACCAGCGGGACGCATCATTTCGCGCAATTCCATGTTTGGGTCCCTGGCGACTGGACCGTCCAGCAGGCTCACGACAGCATGGACCGCGTCGAGGAAGAGCTCCGGGCGCGCTTCCCGGCGACGGAAATCCTCATCCACCTCGATCCCGAGGGCCACACGGACCGGGAAACCCTGCTCTCGTCGGAAATCACGGAGAAAGCGTCGTGA
- a CDS encoding YybH family protein: protein MKHLFLALLALAALASPSAAASPKSERAAILATVARMEAGWNRGDFRGYMAGFRNPDVVFISGGKFQDGWQGTLDHYVRDYGGSPERRGQLHFYNMKVDLLAPDAAMLVGQYRLQRGARLTEGVNTRLFRKVGGKWLITMNHVSAYDVAPTEVAPEAR, encoded by the coding sequence ATGAAGCACCTGTTCCTCGCCCTCCTGGCCCTCGCCGCCTTGGCCTCGCCCTCTGCCGCAGCGAGCCCGAAGTCAGAACGGGCGGCCATCCTCGCCACCGTCGCGCGCATGGAGGCAGGTTGGAATCGCGGCGATTTCCGCGGCTACATGGCGGGCTTCAGGAACCCGGACGTCGTCTTCATTTCCGGAGGCAAATTTCAGGACGGCTGGCAAGGCACGCTCGACCATTACGTCCGGGACTATGGCGGCTCGCCGGAACGCCGCGGGCAGCTCCACTTCTACAACATGAAGGTGGACCTGCTGGCGCCTGACGCTGCGATGCTGGTCGGCCAATACCGGCTTCAGCGCGGCGCCCGCTTGACCGAAGGCGTGAATACGCGTCTGTTCCGGAAGGTCGGCGGCAAATGGCTCATCACGATGAACCACGTCTCGGCCTACGACGTCGCGCCTACTGAGGTTGCGCCAGAAGCTCGCTGA